The genomic region CTCGACTCTTGTTGGTTCTATTGCACAGCGGCTGGTCAGGAAGATCTGTGAGCGGTGCAAGGAGCCCTATGTCCCGGAGGATCGCATTCTCCAAAGGATTGGCTTTCCGACTGGGACAGAATTCTATCGCGGAAAAGGATGCGTTGCTTGTGCCGGGACAGGCCTGAAAGGACGGATAGGGATTTTTGAAGTCCTGATGGTGAGTGAGGAGATTAAAGCATCGATCCGGCGGGGAGAGTCAATAGACAATATCACGTCTGTGGCAGTGAGCTTAGGAATGACAAGTCTCAGAGCAGACGGCATCAATAAGGCTCTTGCCGGCACGACAACCATTGAGGAAGTGTTAAGACTCACGAAGGGAAGATACACAGCCCGGGAGGATTCTGTTGACAGAGCCATCTCTGCACTGGAGTCGTAGCTTTTCGTCTCCGGAAAAAGGATTGCCAAATGGCAAGATACGCATATAGAGGAATGACGCGCGAAGGAAAGTTCCTCACAGGAACAGTTGTTGCCGAGAACGAGCCACAGGCTATCCGTTCCGTTGAGACTCAGGGACTTGTTCCGCTGGAGGTGCAGGAAGAGAAAGCAAAGAGTGTGCGGAAGATCTTCGGGAAGAGGCTGAAGAAAGACGAGGTCATCCTTGTTGCAAGACAATTGCATACTCTTCTTGAGGCAGGCGTTCCTCTTACGACAAGTCTGGCGACGCTCTCAAAGCAGACCCAGAACAAGGTGTTGAAAGAGACCCTTGAGTCGGTAAAGGACAATATCCAGACGGGAAGAACGTTTGCTGAATCTCTTGCCCAGCATCCGGACAAATTCTCAGAACTCTTCGTGAGTATGGTGAAGGCAGGAGAGGAGACGGGGCTTCTCAACGACATGCTCGATAGGCTTGCCGCATTGCTTGAATATGAGGCTGACAATAGAGCGAGGATAAGGTCTGCAACAATCTACCCGATGTTGGTTGTCGGTGAGCTGTGTTTTGCCTTCGCAGTGATCATAAAGGTGGTGCTTCCAAGATTTACCGGGCTTTTCGCCAACAGCGGGGTTCAGCTTCCGCTCCCAACGAGAATGCTCATTTCAATAAGCAACACGACGGAGGCAAACTGGCCGATATTCGTCGCGGCCATCGTTCTTCTCGCCGTGGCGTACAAGGTGTCTTCAAGGACTCCGGCAGGGAGGCTTGCCATTGACAAAACGAGGTTGAGAATTCCGATAGTAGGCCCGATTGTACTCAAGAGTCTGCTTTCGAGATTCTCGAGAGTTTTGGCCGCCTTGGTCACAAGCGGATTCCCCATCGTCCGCTCGCTTGAAATAGTCGCAAACACGGTTGGTAACGCCGCTCTTGTAAGTGAAATTCAGAGAGCCAGGGCGCAGGTTGTGAAGGGGAAGGGACTTGCCGAGCCGCTTGAAGCAAGCAGGTTTTTCCCTCCTATGGTGGTGAAGATGATTGCAATAGGAGAGGAAACAGGATCCCTCGACAAGATGCTGGCCAGAACATCAAGCTTCTATGACAGGGAGGTCGATTTCTCCATAAAGAACCTTACGACAGTGCTTGAGCCGCTGCTCATCGTAATTCTCGGGATCAGCGTTCTATTCATCGCTCTTGCTGTGTTCCTGCCGATGTGGAATCTCATGTCTGCCATGAAACACTAAGCCAGTTCACAGCCATTGGAAACGTATGCGCCCTTCACTTTCATTTAGTAATTTCGTCCCGTGTTGCAACTCGTTGACGAGCATTGCCTTTTGCACGCTGTTGCGACCCTTGACCTCTGCTCCGTCAATTCGAGGAGCGGGCCATACGAAGGAGTCGCATCAGAATCCCTTAACTGGCAACGGATTGCGCCTGCAAGAAAAAACCACTAAGGGAGTTGGAGATTTGGACGATATGGCATAGAAAGTGATAGTGAAGGACGAGAAAGGTTTTTACAGGTGTATTTGGAGGGCAGTTCGAGTCGATCTAGGAAAGGAGGGTGAAAGTCGTGGAAGGAAGAAAGCATGAGCAGGGATTTACACTCATCGAGTTGGTGGTCGTAATTCTGATCCTTGGTATCCTCGCAGCTATTGCTGTACCGAAGTTTGAGGATATCAGAGGGCAGGCAAGGATTTCGGCACTAAGAGGTTCCCTTGACACAATCAGGGGAGCAATCTCGATTCAAACTTCGAAGAATCTTCTAAATGGACTGGCAGCGCCAGGTTACCCGACGACCATTGATGCATCCATGTTCTCGAACAACGCGGTTCCTAAGGAGCCTCACAGTGGAAGCGGCAGTGTCGTCTATTCGGGTGCCTACACGGGTGCAGGCGGCTGGATTTACTACGCGAGCGTCGGACGGGTCATTCCAAACGGCGGTGCGGCCGCATACACAGCCTACTAGGAGATTCTTCAAGCAGCGGTGTGGCAGTCAGATATAGTCTGGTCCGGATTGCGTCTAAAAGGGTTTTTTGCGTCCGTGATGAATTCCATTTCTGGATATTGCGAGAGAGCCGATGAGACTTTTGCTATGGAAACATCTGGCTTTGGCGGGGGTGGCAGGTATTTCACTTTTCATATACCTGCGGACGTGTGCGCCGAGCCTTTATGGGGGTGACAGCTCAGAGCTAGCTAGCGCCGCCTGGTTTCTCGGTATCCCTCACCCGCCGGGATACCCGCTGTACGTGATTACCGGCAGGCTCTTCAGTCTCATCCCGATTGGCGATGTCGCCCTGAGACTGAATTTGATGTCTGCGTTTTGGGCTGTGGTCGGAACTTGCTTCGTCTTCTTACTGGCCTCTGAGCTTACGGGAAAGAAGTCGGCCGCAGCAGGGTGTGCTCTGGTGTTCGCTTTCTCGCGGACCTTCTGGACTCAAGCGGTCATGGCTGAGGTCTATACGATGAGCACGGCTCTTGTTGCGGCCTTCTTATTTTTCCTTGCGCGATGGTGGAGAAGCAGCGAAGAAAGATGGTATTTTGCTTCGTGCCTCTTCCTCGGTTTCGCCATTCTCTCGCATCAATCGTCCGTATGTCTCATCCCGATCTTCGTTGGTGTCGTTATTGTCAACGAGGTGCGCCTTAAAAGGCGGTCAACCCTCGAAGGTGGTTCATTCAGCAGCGCCATGAGGAGGGCCGGTTCGGGCTTCCTGTTCTTTCTGCTCGGGCTTTCTCCAATCCTTGTGCTTCCACTGAGATCGAGACTCAATCCCACAATCGACTGGGGAAATCCCGAAAGTCTCCGCACAATAGTGGAGAATTTGAGCAGGGTTAACTATGGACCCCTCACACAGAACCCGTTCTCCTTTGAGCTCTTCTTCTCGCAGCTCGGGAGCTTCGGAGTGCTCCTGGGAACGGGCTTCACGGTTCTTCTTATCCCGGTTGGGATAATCGGACTGTTTCATGCATTGAGAAGAAAGAGCGACTGGGCAGGCTGGTCGTTCGCGCTTTTCCTCCTCTCGTTTGCCAGCGTGAGCCTGGTAATAAATCCGAGACCAGATCCAGAGCACAGCTATCAGATACAGGCATTCCTTCTGCCGGCATTTCTCGTTTTCTCAGTCTGGATAGGCGAGGGTTTCGTGTTTCTGGAAAAAAAGGTCGGCAGTCACTTTGAGAAGAGCGGAGCGAGACTGTCGCGGGTGCCTGGAGTCATTCTCATCCTGGCTCTTCCTCTTATCCCGCTTTCAAGCAACTACTCCTTCGCGGATAAGAGCAGCAACAATGTGGCCAGGCAGTACGGCGAGGATCTCCTTTCCAGCGTTCCCAAGGGCGGAACCCTTATCGTCGAAGGGGACAACGAATCGTTTCTCAGCTTCTATCTTCAGAAGGTTGAGGGCGTAAGGAAGGACATCACCATCTACCAAAGGAAAGGCTACCTTTTCGACGACATCTATCACCTGAACGGACTTCCAAGGAAATCCTGGAGGGAGAGACAGGAGGAAGTTGAGCTGCATATCATCAGGGATGCGAAGAAGCCGGTCTTCTTTTCTCTTTGGCGAGACGGGAGGGAGCTCAAAGGATACAAGACCTCTCAGGAGGGGCTCTTGAGAAAAATCGAACCTTCCAATTCGAGTGAAGAACCGAGAATGCTGGTTTACGACCTCGGGGGTTTTCCCAAGAATCCCAGAAGAGAGGACTACATCACGAGGAAGATGATGGTCGCATATTTGGACTCCAATGCCAGAAGACTGGATGAAGAGGGGAAGCTCAATGAAGCATATCCACTTTACAGAGAAGCCGCCCAGATTGGGTTCGATTTTGCTCCGGCAAGATTCAATTTTGGGCTTGCCGCTTTCAGGCTTGGTGATTTCGGGACTGCATACGAGGAATTCCTTGAGACAAACTCACTCGATCCCAGTCTTAGAGGTCTACAGGAACTCCTTGGCTATCTCACTGCACTTGCTTCTGGTGGCGAAGAGGGCGCTCACCGCCAATGAAAGGAGCAAGCGGGGCGAGTCTCTCATGCGTACCAGGGATTCATCTGGAAAGAAGAGAAAATGAGGAAAAAGAAGGATGCAGGTACTCCATCAAGAAGGATGTGGGCAGGTGGGAACAGCTCCCGCACAAGAGGTTTCTCGTTGATTGAAGTAATTACAGTAATGCTGGTTCTGCTCGTGTTGGCGGCGATCAGCTATCCGAAGCTGCAGGACCTCAACTCAATGAGACTCGGGGGGGCAGCGAAGCTTGTGGCCCAGCAGATCAGGTATGCACAGTGGCTTGCCATGACGACCGGGACGACCCACGGCGTGTATTTCAATACCGGGCAAAACAGCTACAGCATATTCAGGTCGAATATCAACTACATAGTGGATGATCCTCATTCGAAGGGAAGACCCTTTACGGTGAACCTTTCGGGAGAGGAAAACTTCAGGGGCGTGACAATTACATCTGTGAACTTTGGCGGTGCTGGAAAGCCGTCCGTCAAGTTCAATTCGCTCGGAACGCCCCAAGACAGCTCTGGTACTGCCCTCACATCTGCAGGCAGAGTCATACTTGGGTGCGCGGGCACTGCGGACACGGTGCTGGTTGCTGCGACAACAGGAAAAGCAACCTATTAGTGTGCCGTCCCAGAAATAACTTTACGAAATGCAGGGCGTTTCATAAGGCACACTGCCAGGGGGTATGAGGGGGTCGTGGCCGACCCCCTCAGGGGTGACAGCGTAGGGATGCGACGAGTAGGAGCATCCTGAAGCGTCAGAGGGGCGAGAAGCCCCTATGAAAGTGTCGTGTCGCGGGGNNNNNCAGGGGTGACAGCGTAGGGATGCGACGAGTAGGAGCATCCTGAAGCGTCAGAGGGGCGAGGAGCGCCTATGAAAGTGTCGTGTCCGGGGGCAAAGACATAGACAAGGAATTTCCGGGACACGACACTAGGAGGCAGCAGCGAGAAAATGGAAAAAGGGTTCACACTGGTTGAAGTCGTCATTGTGATTATCATCGGCGGCATCGCGCTCATTCCTCTTCTTACGCTCTTTGCGAGCACTGCCACGGAGTCCAGTCAGGCAGAAGTTGTTTCGACGGCCAGCTTTCTGGCCAAGGAAAAGATGGACACGATAATCGCTGACAAAATGTCACCCGAAAGAGGATTCTCCTACATAACATCGGGGAACTATCCGCAGGAGAATCCCGTGAACGGGTTCAACGATTATGTTCGAACAGTGACCATCAGCCCGGATTCAGTCTATGACAGCGTCACATTCAGAACCGTGAAGGTACGGGTACAAAGGGGGACATCTGCTGATGTCGTGGTGACAACATGGGTGGTGGATCATTGAAGCGAACATACAAGAACGCACGGGGCAATCGCATTCGTGCGGGATTCTCCGGAAGCCCTGGCCGGGACACCGCGGGCTGCTCCCGGAAGGGTGGAACTCTCATTGAGCTCGTCACGGTGCTTGTTGTGCTTACAACCATAGCAGTCCTGACCGGGAATAGTTTCAAGCAGTCAATCGCGTCGTTCGACTATGTAGATAAGAGGAAAGAAATCCTGAGCGAGGCAAGAGTCGCTTCAGAGAGAACAATGAAGGAATTGACGAGATTGAGGGGACGAAGAGACGTGCTGGTTGCAAACCAGACCAGTGTCAGTTTCACAGACATAGATGCCAGCACAATCACGC from Candidatus Eisenbacteria bacterium harbors:
- a CDS encoding type II secretion system F family protein, coding for MARYAYRGMTREGKFLTGTVVAENEPQAIRSVETQGLVPLEVQEEKAKSVRKIFGKRLKKDEVILVARQLHTLLEAGVPLTTSLATLSKQTQNKVLKETLESVKDNIQTGRTFAESLAQHPDKFSELFVSMVKAGEETGLLNDMLDRLAALLEYEADNRARIRSATIYPMLVVGELCFAFAVIIKVVLPRFTGLFANSGVQLPLPTRMLISISNTTEANWPIFVAAIVLLAVAYKVSSRTPAGRLAIDKTRLRIPIVGPIVLKSLLSRFSRVLAALVTSGFPIVRSLEIVANTVGNAALVSEIQRARAQVVKGKGLAEPLEASRFFPPMVVKMIAIGEETGSLDKMLARTSSFYDREVDFSIKNLTTVLEPLLIVILGISVLFIALAVFLPMWNLMSAMKH
- a CDS encoding type II secretion system protein — translated: MEGRKHEQGFTLIELVVVILILGILAAIAVPKFEDIRGQARISALRGSLDTIRGAISIQTSKNLLNGLAAPGYPTTIDASMFSNNAVPKEPHSGSGSVVYSGAYTGAGGWIYYASVGRVIPNGGAAAYTAY
- a CDS encoding DUF2723 domain-containing protein produces the protein MRLLLWKHLALAGVAGISLFIYLRTCAPSLYGGDSSELASAAWFLGIPHPPGYPLYVITGRLFSLIPIGDVALRLNLMSAFWAVVGTCFVFLLASELTGKKSAAAGCALVFAFSRTFWTQAVMAEVYTMSTALVAAFLFFLARWWRSSEERWYFASCLFLGFAILSHQSSVCLIPIFVGVVIVNEVRLKRRSTLEGGSFSSAMRRAGSGFLFFLLGLSPILVLPLRSRLNPTIDWGNPESLRTIVENLSRVNYGPLTQNPFSFELFFSQLGSFGVLLGTGFTVLLIPVGIIGLFHALRRKSDWAGWSFALFLLSFASVSLVINPRPDPEHSYQIQAFLLPAFLVFSVWIGEGFVFLEKKVGSHFEKSGARLSRVPGVILILALPLIPLSSNYSFADKSSNNVARQYGEDLLSSVPKGGTLIVEGDNESFLSFYLQKVEGVRKDITIYQRKGYLFDDIYHLNGLPRKSWRERQEEVELHIIRDAKKPVFFSLWRDGRELKGYKTSQEGLLRKIEPSNSSEEPRMLVYDLGGFPKNPRREDYITRKMMVAYLDSNARRLDEEGKLNEAYPLYREAAQIGFDFAPARFNFGLAAFRLGDFGTAYEEFLETNSLDPSLRGLQELLGYLTALASGGEEGAHRQ
- a CDS encoding prepilin-type N-terminal cleavage/methylation domain-containing protein; translated protein: MEKGFTLVEVVIVIIIGGIALIPLLTLFASTATESSQAEVVSTASFLAKEKMDTIIADKMSPERGFSYITSGNYPQENPVNGFNDYVRTVTISPDSVYDSVTFRTVKVRVQRGTSADVVVTTWVVDH